The proteins below come from a single Falco peregrinus isolate bFalPer1 chromosome Z, bFalPer1.pri, whole genome shotgun sequence genomic window:
- the LOC114010170 gene encoding LOW QUALITY PROTEIN: tektin-3-like (The sequence of the model RefSeq protein was modified relative to this genomic sequence to represent the inferred CDS: inserted 1 base in 1 codon), translated as MMRMKSLAHKSCWQRSGIELVGSPLTAMYTHQRSSPTRFLPAISTMASRCKNCFPYNPLPQSFSLLWMSHTYYQAAAINPALAPFSKSSQGLAPSKVLLLISDRAALFTRYTPDDWYSSNLTNNKELETSWHSAEHLRVETSHMIQNKYQQTKKTQAKSTRNLGECVNXFWKSELCHELDEMTGESNTLTDMKNQLERALAVLEAPLQVTWECLHHREKRMGINLVHDNMEKQLFTEVDVIGSSQERMQWCLDRVAAQLGSNRAAQHELESSLAHRQMAHCIVKCHHPRNTSDGIGYGQGVEQVECMPGSMQVPSCPWDAWCISLARSWFSPAHCRGICLCTAHPSHLETLTLEWPFLTIKKEQPPAISWILNVQQVQAAPT; from the exons ATGATGAGGATGAAGTCGCTTGCCCACAAATCATGCTGG CAGCGCTCAGGAATAGAGCTGGTTGGCTCTCCCTTGACAGCAATGTACACTCATCAAAGATCAAGCCCTACCAGGTTCCTACCTGCCATCAGCACCATGGCTTCAAGGTGTAAGAACTGTTTTCCTTACAATCCCTTGCCTCAGAGCTTCAGCCTCCTCTGGATGTCCCACACCTACTATCAAGCAGCTGCCATCAACCCAGCTTTGGCTCCCTTTTCCAAAAGCTCCCAGGGGTTAGCTCCCAGCAAAGTGCTGCTTTTGATTTCTGACAGAGCAGCCCTCTTCACCCGGTACACCCCCGATGACTGGTACAGCTCCAACCTGACCAACAACAAAGAGTTGGAGACTTCCTGGCACAGTGCAGAGCATCTGAGAGTTGAAACCTCCCACATGATTCAGAATAAATAtcagcaaacaaagaaaacccaagcaAAAAGCACCAGAAACCTGGGAGAATGTGTCA GATTTTGGAAGTCAGAACTGTGCCATGAGCTGGATGAAATGACTGGGGAGAGCAACACACTCACAGACATGAAGAACCAACTGGAGagagccctggctgtgctggaggccCCTCTCCAG GTCACTTGGGAGTGCTTGCATCACCGGGAGAAGAGGATGGGCATCAACCTAGTCCATGATAACATGGAGAAACAGCTCTTCACA GAAGTGGATGTCATTGGGTCCAGCCAGGAGAGGATGCAGTGGTGCCTGGATAGGGTGGCAGCCCAGCT AGGGTCCAACAGAGCAGCCCAGCatgagctggagagcagcctggCCCACAGGCAGATGGCCCACTGCATCGTCAAGTGCCATCACCCAAGGAACACCTCTGATGGCATCGGCTACGGCCAAGGGGTGGAGCAGGTTGAATGCATGCCAGGCAGCATGCAAGTGCCGAGCTGTCCCTGGGATGCATGGTGCATCTCCCTGGCAAGGAGCTGGTTTTCCCCAGCTCACTGTAGAGGCATATGTCTCTGCACGGCACATCCATCCCACCTGGAGACACTCACCTTGGAGTGGCCATTTCTCACCATAAAGAAAGAACAACCCCCTGCTATCAGCTGGATACTGAATGTCCAGCAGGTGCAAGCAGCTCCCACCTAA